CCGGCGGCGACGATCGCCTGGGCGATCAGCTGACCGCCGAACGTCCGACTGCCGACCTGCGGCGGGTGCTGTCCGACGAAGCAGTCCTCGACCGGTTCGGCCAGATCGAGCAGGCCCATCAGGGTCGTCAGATCGGCGGACATCGTCGGTTCGGTGGACATGGTCGGTTCGGTGGACATGGTCGGTTCGGCGGACACGGTCTTCTCCGGCACTCAGTGGTCCTCTTCGCCGATGCGGTGAACATGGATCAGGTTGGTCGACCCGACCGTACCCGGTGGTGATCCGGCGACGATGACCACCAGATCGCCTTTGCGATAGCGGTTCATTCCGAGCAACGACAAGTCGACCTGGCCGATCATCGCATCGGTGGTATCGACCCGAGCCACCAGAAATGTCTCCGTACCCCAGGTCAACGACAGCTGGCTCCGCACTTCCGGCAGCGGCGTGAACGCCAACAGCGGCAACGAGGTGTGCAGTCGGGCCAGCCGCCGCACGGTGTCGCCGGACTGGGTGAAGGCGACCAGGGCCTTCGCGTTCAGCCGCTCGCCGATGTCGCGGGCGGCGTAGGAGATGACGCCTCGCTTGGTCCGCGGCACATGGGTCAGCGGCGGAACCTGGGTGGTGTCCACTTCGACCGCCTGCACGATGCGGGCCATGGTCCGCACGGTTTCGATCGGGAACTTGCCGACCGACGTCTCGCCGGACAGCATCACCGCGTCGGCGCCGTCCAACACGGCGTTCGCGACGTCCGACGCCTCCGCCCGGGTGGGTCGCGAGTTCTCGATCATCGACTCCAACATCTGGGTGGCGACGATCACCGGTTTCGCGTTTTCCCGCGCCATCTGGATGGCCCGCTTCTGCACGATCGGCACCTGCTCCAGGGGCAGCTCGACGCCCAGGTCACCGCGGGCAACCATGATCGCGTCGAAGGCGAGCACGATCGCCTCCAGGTTGTCGACCGCCTCCGGCTTCTCCAGCTTGGCGATCACCGGGATTCGGCGGCCGACCCGATCCATCACTTCATGCACCAACTCGACGTCGGCCGGCGAACGCACGAACGAGAGGGCGATGAAGTCCACCCCCAATCGGAGGGCGAACTCGAGGTCCGCCACGTCCTTGTCCGACAGCGCCGGCACCGAGACGTCCATTCCCGGTAGCGACAGGCCTTTGTTGTTGCTGACCCGCCCGCCCTCGATCACCCGGCAGACCACGTCACCGCCGTCGATCCGATCCACGGTAAGACCGACCTTGCCGTCGTCGACCAACAGCCGGTCGCCCGGCTTCGCGTCGTAGGCCAGCTGGCGGTAGGTGGTCGACACCCGGTCGTGATCACCGTCGCAGTCGTCGACGGTGATCCGGACCTCCTCGCCGGCTGCCCAGTCGGCGCCGCCGGCGGCGAACCGGCCCAGTCGAATCTTGGGACCCTGGAGATCGGCGAGCACCCCCACCGCGCGTCCGGTCTTGTCGGATGCGCGGCGCACCCGGTCGTAGTTGTCCTTGTGGTCCTTGTGCTCGCCGTGGCTGAAATTCAGCCTGGCCACGTCCATTCCACTCTCGACCAGCTCACAGATCCGCTCATCGGTTGCCGTCGCCGGGCCCAGCGTGCAAACGATCTTCGTGCGTCGCATCACGGACCGAGCCTAGTGTGCGCGCCGAATTCTGCACGCCGACCGAGCGGGAATATCGGTCCGATCAGTCCGGACGCCGAAACCGCTGCACGACCCGACCGAACGCGCCCCGAGCCGGGGTGCCCGCGCTGACCGGCTGACGGTCGGCGTCCGGCTCCGGCGCGGATTCGGTGGCGTCGACGACATCAGCCGCCGGCTCAGCGGTCTCCGTCTCGGTCGGATCAGGCTCGGTGATATCGGGCTCGGGGTCCGCCGAATCAGCAGTGTCGGTACCCGGATCAGCTGCACCCGCCGCATCTGCGTCCACAGCGGCTTCGTCGCCGGCGGCGTCGGCTTCGACCACCGCTTCGGTGTCGGCGACGTCCAGATCCGCCGTCTCGGTATCCACTTCTGCCGCAGGCGGATCCGAGTCGGTCACGATCTCGAACTGCACCTCCTCGATGTCGCCGGCCAAGTCACCATCGGCCGAATCACCATCGGCGGAGTCGCTGTCGTCGAACTCGGCACCGTCGTCGAACCTGACACCGTCGTCGAACTCGGCACCGTGCTGCTCCGGACCGGCAACCTCCTGCAGGTCGATCGGGCCGCTGGTCGTCCGGCCGGCTGCCGCCATCGCAGCGCTCACCGCGGCAGCCGTACCGGCCGTCGCGGCGACGCGACCGGGACGGGCGAGATCGTCGTCCCGGTCCGCATCCGACTCACCGGCATGGGCACCCGCGGCCCGCATCGCCGCGCTCACTGCTGCCGCAGCGCCCGCCGTCGGCGCGACCTCGGCCGGCGGCTCCTGCGTCCCGTTGGCGATTACCGTTGCCAGCCGCTGCCGAATCAGTTCCCACGGCCAGGGCCGAGCGGAATCCGGGCGCAGCTCTTCCGGCTCCTCTCGCCCTTTCGTCGCGAGGGCGAAGTAGATCATGGCCAGCGCGAACACGATCGCGGCGGTGAAGGTGTTGATCCGGATTCCGGCGATGTGCGTCGCGTAGTCATCACGGAGCAACTCGACCACGAACCGGCCGACGCAGTAGAGCGCAACGTACAGGGCGAACAACCGACCGTGGCCGATCTGCCCGCGCCGATCGATCAGCACCAGGATCACGACGACGAGCAGATTCCACAGCATCTCGTACAGAAAGGTGGGCTGCACCACCTTGTCGACCACGCCGGTCGAGACACCGTTCAGGTTGTCCGGGACTCCCGCCGAGTTGATCCGCTCGTAGATCGACAGACCCCAGGGCAGATCGGTCTCGCGGCCGTACAGCTCCTGGTTGAAATAGTTGCCGAGCCGACCGATCGCCTGTGCCAGCAGAATCGGTGGTGCAACCGCATCCGCGAACGCCGGCAAGGGAATCCGCATTCGGCGGCAGCCGATCCAAGCGCCGAGCCCGCCGAAGAACACCGCTCCCCAGATCCCCAGACCACCCTGCCAGATCTTCAACGCACCGGCCGGGTCACCGCCGTCGCCGAAGTAGGTGGACCAGTCGGTGAGTACGTGGTAGATCCGGCCACCGATCAGGCCGAACGGCACCGCCCACATCGCCACGTCGAGCACCGTGCCCGACTGTCCGCCCCGGGCGACCCACCGCCGGTCACCCCAGACGATGGCAACGACGATGCCGACGATGATGAAGAACGCGTAGGCGCGAAGTGGGAAGGGACCGAGCTCCCACACTCCGCGGGGCGGACTGGGAAACGCGGCGAGGAGGCGCTCGTCTGCGAAAGTCACGACGACACGGTAGCCGAGCCGGTCAGGGCGACACGCGGGCGGAGCGGACTCCGGCAGCAAGTTCGATCGTGAGGTCGGCAACCGCGGGCAATCCGTCGGCGAGCGCGGTCACGAACGCGGAGCCGACGATCACGCCGTCGGCGTATGCGGCGATCTGCGCAGCCTGCGCCCCGGACCGGACGCCGAGGCCGACACCGACCGGAATATCGGAATGCTCCCGTACCCGGGCCACCAGTTCCGGAGCCGCGTCGGACACCGCATCCCGAGCGCCGGTGACGCCCATGGTCGACGCCGCGTAGACGAAACCCCGGCTCGCTGCCGTGGTCATCGCCAAGCGCTGTTCGGTGGACGACGGCGCCACCAGGAAAACCCGATCCAGATCGTGCAGGTTCGCGGCAGCCAGCCACTCGTCCGCCTCGTCCGGGATCAGGTTCGGCGTGATCAGACCGAGCCCGCCGGCCGCCGCGAGATCCCGGGCGAACGCATCGACGCCGTAGCGGAGCACCGGATTCCAATAGCTCATCACCACCGGTCGGCCGCCGGCCGCGGCGACCGCCTCGACCACGCCGAACAGGTCGTGCACCCGCACCCCCGCGCGCAGCGCCTGCTCGGCGGCGGCTTGGATCGTCGGGCCGTCCATCACCGGATCGGAATAGGCAAGGCCGATCTCGACGATGTCGGCGCCGGAGTCGACCATCGCCAGGAGCCCGTCGATCGAGCCGGACACGGTGGGATAACCGGCGGGGAGATAGCCGATCAGGGCGGCGCGGCGTTCGGTCCGGCAGGCGTCGAAAACCGGTCCCAGACGACTCACCCGGCACCGCCGATGTCGTCGGCGTAGAGGCCGAACCACCGCGCCGCAGTGTCCATGTCCTTGTCGCCACGGCCGGAAAGGTTCACCAGGATGATCGCCTCCGGACCCGATGTGCGGCCCAGCTGCAATGCACCGGCGACGGCATGCGCCGACTCGATCGCCGGGATGATGCCCTCGGTCCGACTCAACAGCAACAGCGCGTCCATCGCGTCGGAATCGGTGATCGGCAGGTACTCCGCCCGGCCGGTGTCCTTCAACAACGCATGCTCCGGCCCTACCCCGGGATAGTCCAGGCCGGCCGAGATCGAGTGCGACTCGACCGTCTGGCCGTCCTCGTCCTGAAGCAGATAGGAGTAGGCGCCCTGGAAAGCCCCCGGCGACCCACCGGTGAACGTCGCCGCGTGCCGACCGGTCTCGACGCCGTCGCCGGCCGCTTCGTAGCCGATCAACTGCACCCCCGGGTCGTCCAGGAAGGCGTGGAAGATGCCGATGGCATTCGAGCCACCGCCGACACAGGCCACCACCGCATCCGGCAGTCGTCCGGCAGCGGCGAGCACCTGCGCTCGTGCCTCCAGCCCGACGACGCGCTGGAAGTCGCGGACCATCGCCGGGAACGGGTGCGGCCCGGCAGCGGTACCGAAGCAGTAGTAGGTGTCGTCGGCGTTGCTCACCCAGTCGCGCAATGCCTCGTTGATCGCGTCTTTCAATGTGCGGGAGCCGGTGTCGACCGGCACCACCCGCGCACCGAGCAGCCGCATCCGGGCGACGTTCAGCGCTTGTCGTTCGGTGTCGATCGCACCCATGTAGATCACGCAGTCGATCCCGAGCAAGGCACACGCGGTCGCGGTGGCAACCCCGTGCTGACCGGCGCCGGTCTCGGCGATCACGCGGGTCTTGCCCATCCGCCGCGCCAGCAGTGCCTGCCCGAGCACATTGTTTATCTTGTGGGAGCCGGTGTGGTTCAGGTCCTCCCGCTTGAGCAGAATCCGGGCCCCGCCGGCATGCTCGGCCAGCCGGGTGCACTCGAAAACCGGCGACGGCCGACCGGTGTAGTCGCGCTGCAGCCGGTCCAGCTCGGCGAGAAAGCCGTCATCGAGTCGCGCCTTCGCATATTCGGCGGTGACCTCCTCGATCACCGCCATCAACGCCTCCGGCACATGCCGGCCGCCGTACCGGCCGAAGTGACCGCCCGAGTCGGGCTCGTGAGCGGACCGCTCGGCGACGCCGGCGCTCGCTGCCGGAAGCTGCGGAATCGACACCGGCGTCAGCGCGCCGGCCGCGGGCAGGACGGGTGCGTGCCGGCGGCCACCAGGTCGGCGACTGCACGCCCCGGGTTACCGCTGGTCACCAGGCTTTCCCCGACCAGAACCGCATCGGCGCCGGCGCCGGCGTACGCATGGAGGTCGGCGGTACTCCGCACACCGGATTCGGCAATCTTGATGATGTCGGTGGGTAACCCGGGGGCGATCCGGCCGAAGACTCCGCGATCCACTTCGAGCGTCGCCAGGTTGCGGGCATTCACCCCGATGACCGTCGCACCGGCAGCCAATGCGCGATCGGCTTCCTCCTCGGTGTGCACCTCGACCAGCGCGGTCATCCCGAGCGACTCGGTCCGATCGAGCAGCGACGCAAGCACCGGCTGCGCCAGCGCGGCGACGATCAGCAACACCAGGTCGGCGCCGTGCGCCCGTGCCTCGTGGATCTGGTACGGCCCGACGATGAAGTCCTTACGCAGAACCGGCACGCCGACCGCCTTGCGCACCGCGTCCAGATCGTCGAGCGAGCCACCGAACCGGCGCTCTTCGGTGAGCACGCTGACAATTCGCGCGCCACTCTCCTCGTAGGCTCGGGCCAGCTCTGCGGGATCCGGGATGTCGGCCAGCGCCCCCTTGGACGGGCTGGACCGCTTGACCTCGGCGATCACCCCGACGCCCTCCGGTTCCCGGAGCGCAGCGACGGCGTCCAACGGCGGCGGCGCCGCGGCCGCATCCTTCTTCACCGCGCCCAGATCGCGCACGGCGGTACGTGCAGCGACGTCGGCACGGACCCCGTCGAGAATCGAGTCGAGGACGCTCATCGGGCCCGAATCCTTTCTGGGTCACTGACCATCCGGCGGAACCGCGGGGTGCGAATCAAGAGTAGTGGGCGGTGTGGGGTCATGATCGGTCGGGTCGGTCCCCGCATCGAGCGCGTCCCAGAGCACCCGTTCCGGTGGTGCCGACTCGCCGGCGCGGCGTACCGCATCGTCTCGGCGTGGTCCCGGCGCGGCGTACCGGGCCGACAAGCCGCCGGCCGCAGCCGGCCGACGGAGCAGAGCGAGTCCGGCAAGCACCATGCAACCGGCGGCCAGACAGGTGACCACCGCGGGCCAGGTGTGGGTGGTGGCCGCGGTGACCTGTGCGCGGGCCGGCAGTTCGGCGAGCCGTCCGGCGCGATCGGCAACGGCCGCGGTCCCGGCCAACAGCGCAACCGCCGGAACCGCCACGGCGAGACCGGCGAGCGTCAGCACTACCCCGAAAACCCGAACGAGTGCGCCGCGGATCGCGAAGAGCGCCGCAATCGCCGCCAGCAACACCAGAGCTGCCGGCGTCAGCAGGCCGAACCAGGTTTCCCCGGAGAGCCGGTGAGCCTGCGGTGCGCCGAGTCCGTCCGCGCTGGTCAGATCCACCCAGGTGGCGCGGGACGCAACCCACAGGCCGGCGGCCGCGAGGGCCATGAGACCGATCGCGAACAGCGGCTGCGCCCGTCGCGGGCGAACCTCGGTGTCGCCGGTCACGCCGAGTCCCGGGCGAACGGCTGCCCGGCCTCGAACGGCTGCAGCGTGCGGGCCGCCGCGATGGCGGCGAGCACCACGAGCGCCTTGTTCAGGGTCTCGGTGTCTTCGTACTCGGGCACCGAGTCGGCGACCACGCCGGCGCCGGCCTGGACGTAGGCGGTACCCCGGCGGAGCAGGGCGGTCCGGATCGCGATCGCGGTA
Above is a genomic segment from Skermania piniformis containing:
- the pyk gene encoding pyruvate kinase, producing the protein MMRRTKIVCTLGPATATDERICELVESGMDVARLNFSHGEHKDHKDNYDRVRRASDKTGRAVGVLADLQGPKIRLGRFAAGGADWAAGEEVRITVDDCDGDHDRVSTTYRQLAYDAKPGDRLLVDDGKVGLTVDRIDGGDVVCRVIEGGRVSNNKGLSLPGMDVSVPALSDKDVADLEFALRLGVDFIALSFVRSPADVELVHEVMDRVGRRIPVIAKLEKPEAVDNLEAIVLAFDAIMVARGDLGVELPLEQVPIVQKRAIQMARENAKPVIVATQMLESMIENSRPTRAEASDVANAVLDGADAVMLSGETSVGKFPIETVRTMARIVQAVEVDTTQVPPLTHVPRTKRGVISYAARDIGERLNAKALVAFTQSGDTVRRLARLHTSLPLLAFTPLPEVRSQLSLTWGTETFLVARVDTTDAMIGQVDLSLLGMNRYRKGDLVVIVAGSPPGTVGSTNLIHVHRIGEEDH
- the lgt gene encoding prolipoprotein diacylglyceryl transferase, yielding MTFADERLLAAFPSPPRGVWELGPFPLRAYAFFIIVGIVVAIVWGDRRWVARGGQSGTVLDVAMWAVPFGLIGGRIYHVLTDWSTYFGDGGDPAGALKIWQGGLGIWGAVFFGGLGAWIGCRRMRIPLPAFADAVAPPILLAQAIGRLGNYFNQELYGRETDLPWGLSIYERINSAGVPDNLNGVSTGVVDKVVQPTFLYEMLWNLLVVVILVLIDRRGQIGHGRLFALYVALYCVGRFVVELLRDDYATHIAGIRINTFTAAIVFALAMIYFALATKGREEPEELRPDSARPWPWELIRQRLATVIANGTQEPPAEVAPTAGAAAAVSAAMRAAGAHAGESDADRDDDLARPGRVAATAGTAAAVSAAMAAAGRTTSGPIDLQEVAGPEQHGAEFDDGVRFDDGAEFDDSDSADGDSADGDLAGDIEEVQFEIVTDSDPPAAEVDTETADLDVADTEAVVEADAAGDEAAVDADAAGAADPGTDTADSADPEPDITEPDPTETETAEPAADVVDATESAPEPDADRQPVSAGTPARGAFGRVVQRFRRPD
- the trpA gene encoding tryptophan synthase subunit alpha; translated protein: MSRLGPVFDACRTERRAALIGYLPAGYPTVSGSIDGLLAMVDSGADIVEIGLAYSDPVMDGPTIQAAAEQALRAGVRVHDLFGVVEAVAAAGGRPVVMSYWNPVLRYGVDAFARDLAAAGGLGLITPNLIPDEADEWLAAANLHDLDRVFLVAPSSTEQRLAMTTAASRGFVYAASTMGVTGARDAVSDAAPELVARVREHSDIPVGVGLGVRSGAQAAQIAAYADGVIVGSAFVTALADGLPAVADLTIELAAGVRSARVSP
- the trpB gene encoding tryptophan synthase subunit beta codes for the protein MPQLPAASAGVAERSAHEPDSGGHFGRYGGRHVPEALMAVIEEVTAEYAKARLDDGFLAELDRLQRDYTGRPSPVFECTRLAEHAGGARILLKREDLNHTGSHKINNVLGQALLARRMGKTRVIAETGAGQHGVATATACALLGIDCVIYMGAIDTERQALNVARMRLLGARVVPVDTGSRTLKDAINEALRDWVSNADDTYYCFGTAAGPHPFPAMVRDFQRVVGLEARAQVLAAAGRLPDAVVACVGGGSNAIGIFHAFLDDPGVQLIGYEAAGDGVETGRHAATFTGGSPGAFQGAYSYLLQDEDGQTVESHSISAGLDYPGVGPEHALLKDTGRAEYLPITDSDAMDALLLLSRTEGIIPAIESAHAVAGALQLGRTSGPEAIILVNLSGRGDKDMDTAARWFGLYADDIGGAG
- the trpC gene encoding indole-3-glycerol phosphate synthase TrpC, encoding MSVLDSILDGVRADVAARTAVRDLGAVKKDAAAAPPPLDAVAALREPEGVGVIAEVKRSSPSKGALADIPDPAELARAYEESGARIVSVLTEERRFGGSLDDLDAVRKAVGVPVLRKDFIVGPYQIHEARAHGADLVLLIVAALAQPVLASLLDRTESLGMTALVEVHTEEEADRALAAGATVIGVNARNLATLEVDRGVFGRIAPGLPTDIIKIAESGVRSTADLHAYAGAGADAVLVGESLVTSGNPGRAVADLVAAGTHPSCPRPAR
- a CDS encoding TIGR02234 family membrane protein, with the protein product MTGDTEVRPRRAQPLFAIGLMALAAAGLWVASRATWVDLTSADGLGAPQAHRLSGETWFGLLTPAALVLLAAIAALFAIRGALVRVFGVVLTLAGLAVAVPAVALLAGTAAVADRAGRLAELPARAQVTAATTHTWPAVVTCLAAGCMVLAGLALLRRPAAAGGLSARYAAPGPRRDDAVRRAGESAPPERVLWDALDAGTDPTDHDPTPPTTLDSHPAVPPDGQ